The proteins below come from a single Parageobacillus thermoglucosidasius genomic window:
- a CDS encoding CotH kinase family protein, translating into MSTSQLPLIAIYIHPNDFRELRRDIWNDEPVPATLTFHNKRFHIDISYRGSHIRKFKKKSYFISFYKPYFFHGAHELHLNAEYKDPSLMRNKLSLDFFTDLGVLSPSSQHVLLSMNGKHEGIYLQLESVDEFFLKKRNLPSGPIFYAIDDDANFSLIGSFDQKPKTVLDAGYERKLGTKEDHRYLEEFIYKLNTTTRHEYESVMSQILDVNKYLRWLAGVVCTQNFDGFVHNYALYRNPDSGLFEIIPWDFDATWGRDINGKEMHYDYVRIEGFNTLSARLLDIDRFRNMYYHIMKQTLDHPFTVEFMKPKIEKLYAQLRPNVFHDPYIKDRIEQFDKEPERICTFIEKRNAYLKRNLSSLL; encoded by the coding sequence ATGTCAACAAGTCAGTTGCCTCTGATCGCAATTTATATTCACCCAAACGATTTCCGGGAGCTGCGCCGCGACATTTGGAACGACGAACCCGTTCCTGCCACATTAACGTTTCACAACAAAAGATTTCATATCGATATAAGCTATCGCGGTTCACATATTCGAAAATTTAAAAAAAAATCTTATTTTATCTCATTTTATAAACCTTATTTCTTTCATGGAGCTCATGAACTTCATTTAAATGCGGAATATAAAGATCCTTCTCTCATGAGAAATAAACTTTCCCTCGATTTTTTTACGGATCTTGGCGTACTTTCCCCTTCCTCCCAACATGTTCTTTTATCGATGAATGGAAAGCATGAGGGAATTTACCTTCAATTAGAATCAGTCGATGAGTTTTTCTTGAAAAAACGGAACTTGCCGTCAGGTCCTATTTTTTATGCAATCGATGATGATGCTAATTTTTCGCTAATCGGCTCGTTTGATCAAAAACCAAAAACCGTTTTAGATGCGGGATATGAAAGAAAACTGGGGACTAAAGAAGACCATCGCTATCTTGAGGAATTTATTTATAAATTAAATACAACGACGAGGCATGAGTACGAATCTGTCATGTCGCAAATTTTGGACGTAAATAAATACTTGCGTTGGCTCGCGGGAGTCGTTTGCACGCAAAATTTCGACGGATTTGTCCATAATTACGCGCTATATCGCAATCCAGATTCGGGTTTATTTGAGATCATTCCATGGGATTTTGACGCCACTTGGGGAAGGGATATTAATGGAAAAGAAATGCACTACGATTATGTACGGATTGAGGGATTTAATACGTTATCCGCCCGGTTGCTCGATATCGACCGCTTCCGCAATATGTATTACCACATCATGAAACAGACGCTGGATCATCCATTCACGGTCGAATTTATGAAGCCAAAAATAGAAAAGCTTTATGCCCAATTGCGGCCGAACGTCTTCCACGACCCGTACATCAAAGACCGCATCGAGCAGTTTGATAAAGAACCGGAACGGATCTGCACATTCATTGAAAAACGAAACGCCTACTTAAAGCGAAACTTATCTTCTCTACTATAA
- a CDS encoding winged helix-turn-helix transcriptional regulator: MRKKMQTSCPPASLCPKFEAAMKLLSKRWVGFIISQLLEGKTRFSEIEASIPISGRLLSERLKELEEEGIVCRTVYPEVPVRIEYTLTEKGRALQTVIESIEQWAQTWVDVKNSEPRKSQM, encoded by the coding sequence ATGAGAAAAAAAATGCAAACATCCTGTCCTCCAGCAAGTTTATGCCCTAAATTTGAAGCGGCAATGAAATTATTGAGCAAACGGTGGGTCGGTTTTATCATTAGCCAGCTATTAGAAGGAAAAACGCGCTTTTCCGAGATTGAAGCTTCGATTCCTATCAGCGGGCGCCTGCTTTCCGAACGGTTAAAAGAATTAGAGGAAGAAGGAATTGTATGCCGGACCGTGTACCCTGAAGTGCCAGTGCGTATTGAATACACGCTGACGGAAAAGGGGCGCGCTTTGCAAACGGTTATCGAATCAATTGAACAGTGGGCGCAAACGTGGGTCGATGTTAAAAATAGCGAGCCGCGAAAAAGCCAGATGTAA
- a CDS encoding CotG/ExsB N-terminal domain-containing protein, whose product MRTYTHDDIQNAVIEMESEGLSGFLYQEPTGNKSKKHRSHHKRRTGYTSHSRSTNRSRQTQRTSRTSGASRSGRTDRTGRTSRSSGTSRSYRTHHTSHTSRSRSTNRSRQTQRTSRTSGASRSGRTDRTGRTSRSSGTSRSYRTERTSHTSRSRSTNRSRQTQRTGRTSGTSRSGRTDRTGRTSRSSGTSRSHRTHHTSHTSRSRSTNRSRQTQRTSRTSGTSRSGRTDRTGRTRSSGTSRSHRTHHTSHTSRSRSTNRSRQTQRTGRTSGASRSGRTDRTGRTPRSSGTSRSHRTHHTSHASHSHRTHHSRRTKYFKRKKRYWDNGNMIMLWLG is encoded by the coding sequence ATGAGAACATATACTCATGATGACATTCAAAATGCTGTTATTGAAATGGAAAGTGAAGGGCTAAGCGGCTTTTTATATCAAGAACCGACAGGGAACAAAAGCAAGAAACATCGTTCGCACCATAAGAGACGTACCGGCTATACGTCTCATTCGCGTAGTACGAATCGTTCCCGCCAGACACAGCGCACGAGTCGAACATCTGGCGCGAGCCGTTCTGGCCGAACAGACCGCACAGGCCGGACATCCCGTTCATCTGGCACAAGTCGTTCCTATCGAACGCATCACACAAGCCATACGTCCCGCTCGCGTAGTACGAATCGTTCCCGCCAGACACAGCGCACGAGTCGAACATCTGGCGCGAGCCGTTCTGGCCGAACAGACCGCACAGGCCGGACATCCCGTTCATCTGGCACAAGTCGTTCCTATCGAACAGAACGCACAAGCCATACGTCCCGCTCGCGTAGCACGAATCGTTCCCGCCAGACACAGCGCACGGGCCGCACATCTGGCACGAGCCGTTCTGGCCGAACGGACCGCACAGGCCGGACATCCCGTTCATCTGGCACGAGTCGTTCCCATCGAACGCATCACACAAGCCATACGTCCCGCTCGCGTAGTACGAATCGTTCCCGCCAGACGCAGCGCACGAGTCGAACATCTGGCACGAGCCGTTCTGGCCGAACGGACCGCACAGGCCGAACCCGTTCATCTGGCACAAGTCGTTCCCATCGAACGCATCACACAAGCCATACGTCCCGCTCGCGTAGTACGAATCGTTCCCGCCAGACACAGCGCACGGGCCGCACATCTGGCGCGAGCCGTTCTGGACGAACAGACCGCACAGGCCGGACACCCCGTTCATCTGGTACAAGTCGTTCCCATCGAACGCATCACACAAGCCATGCGTCTCACTCGCATCGAACGCACCATTCCCGCCGAACAAAATATTTCAAAAGAAAAAAAAGATATTGGGACAACGGCAATATGATCATGTTATGGTTGGGCTGA
- a CDS encoding tetratricopeptide repeat protein, with translation MEEYRFFPHQEERRLLAKWKEEKDRKRREEIENELIHLYVRFGEHFKMSNAPDPQLAKKYLQKALKRKPSHPVANYRLAHIYYNEGRYAEAAYHFHQALSGERGESLNDTQAMLSHMFLVNCGIFLASNALKQMEKMEARPYDEETVERYRQAIFLYRIEDFHRALYRIITPNSDEIVTEEIYFSEQEQLLPHEVMLCISEQDGFVVRFAGECVKLEYQPFYVFAAILHSERPLTGEDVRETLFQSFFGRNVTDAAIRKMFERLRVRIPFWDDVIETTRIGNKAARSRKQGVSYRIFCRASDMFPWE, from the coding sequence ATGGAAGAATACAGGTTTTTTCCGCATCAAGAAGAACGCCGCTTGCTTGCAAAGTGGAAAGAAGAAAAAGACCGAAAGCGGCGGGAAGAAATCGAAAATGAATTAATTCATCTGTATGTTCGTTTTGGCGAGCATTTCAAAATGTCGAACGCTCCTGATCCGCAGCTGGCGAAAAAGTATTTGCAAAAAGCGTTAAAGCGCAAGCCAAGCCATCCGGTTGCGAATTATCGGTTGGCGCATATTTACTATAACGAAGGAAGATACGCCGAAGCGGCATACCATTTTCATCAGGCGCTTTCCGGAGAGAGGGGCGAATCTCTTAATGACACGCAGGCGATGCTAAGCCATATGTTTCTTGTCAATTGCGGCATTTTTCTTGCGTCGAATGCGCTAAAGCAAATGGAAAAGATGGAAGCAAGGCCGTATGATGAAGAAACGGTCGAGCGTTACCGCCAAGCGATTTTTCTCTATCGCATTGAAGATTTTCACCGTGCGCTTTATCGCATCATTACGCCAAACAGCGATGAAATTGTTACAGAGGAAATATACTTTTCTGAGCAGGAGCAGCTTTTGCCGCATGAGGTGATGCTTTGCATCAGCGAACAAGACGGCTTTGTCGTTCGTTTCGCAGGCGAGTGTGTGAAGTTGGAATACCAGCCGTTTTATGTGTTTGCAGCAATTTTGCATAGCGAGCGGCCGCTGACGGGGGAAGATGTCCGCGAAACGTTGTTTCAATCGTTTTTCGGCAGAAACGTTACTGATGCCGCCATTCGGAAAATGTTTGAGCGGCTGCGTGTGCGCATTCCGTTTTGGGATGATGTTATTGAGACGACAAGAATAGGGAATAAAGCGGCGCGGAGCCGCAAACAAGGCGTTTCGTACCGGATTTTTTGCCGCGCGAGCGATATGTTTCCTTGGGAATAG
- the bioF gene encoding 8-amino-7-oxononanoate synthase, which yields MKRHIQSVLYQLEQKMQKRTLNDVSFCNSSWIVMNGRKLLNLASNNYLGLAGDERLIEAGCQAMRTYGAGATASRLIVGNYELYAKAEAALKNWKKKEAALIFNSGYTANLGIITSLIGRGDIVFSDWLNHASIIDGIRLSGAERYRYYHNDLDHLESLLKQASPRQRKLIVTDSIFSMDGDMAQLEGLVTLKKRYNAILMVDEAHSSGLYGERGEGLIHHFRLQDDVDIQMGTFSKALGSFGAYVVGEQWLIDYLINTMRGFIFTTALPPAVLGTIEKAIEIVQKEEAKRQTLQAHSCYFRDELQKLGFNIGKSMTHIVPIIIGSNEQTVQMSERLQESGIAAVAIRPPTVPEGTSRIRFSLTAALTKEEIDWALERIARVGREMGLIA from the coding sequence ATGAAAAGACATATTCAATCCGTGCTTTATCAATTAGAACAAAAGATGCAAAAGCGCACCTTAAACGATGTATCGTTTTGTAACAGTTCATGGATCGTGATGAATGGACGGAAGCTGTTAAATTTAGCGTCAAATAATTATTTAGGACTAGCAGGCGACGAACGATTAATTGAAGCGGGGTGCCAAGCAATGCGTACATACGGAGCCGGCGCTACCGCTTCCCGCCTTATTGTCGGCAATTACGAACTTTATGCAAAAGCCGAAGCAGCGTTAAAAAACTGGAAAAAGAAAGAAGCCGCGCTCATTTTCAATAGCGGATATACGGCTAATCTTGGGATTATCACGTCTCTTATTGGCCGCGGCGACATAGTGTTTAGCGACTGGCTTAACCATGCGAGCATTATTGACGGCATCAGGTTAAGCGGGGCTGAACGGTATCGCTATTATCATAACGATCTCGATCATTTAGAATCATTATTGAAACAAGCCTCCCCGCGTCAACGAAAGTTAATCGTCACCGATTCCATTTTCAGCATGGATGGGGATATGGCGCAGTTAGAAGGATTAGTGACATTGAAGAAACGTTATAACGCCATCTTAATGGTGGATGAAGCGCATAGCAGCGGCCTTTATGGGGAAAGAGGCGAAGGGCTTATCCATCATTTTCGTTTGCAAGATGATGTGGACATTCAAATGGGCACTTTCAGCAAAGCGTTAGGCAGCTTTGGCGCTTATGTGGTCGGCGAGCAGTGGCTGATCGACTACTTGATAAACACGATGCGCGGCTTTATTTTTACTACTGCGTTGCCGCCTGCTGTCCTTGGCACCATAGAGAAAGCGATTGAGATTGTCCAAAAAGAAGAAGCGAAAAGACAAACACTGCAAGCTCATAGCTGTTATTTCCGCGATGAGCTGCAAAAGTTAGGATTTAATATCGGAAAAAGCATGACACATATTGTTCCAATCATTATCGGTTCGAACGAGCAAACGGTGCAAATGAGCGAGCGGCTTCAAGAATCCGGAATCGCCGCGGTAGCGATCCGGCCGCCAACCGTTCCTGAAGGCACGTCACGCATTCGTTTTTCGCTTACTGCCGCTTTGACGAAGGAAGAAATCGATTGGGCGTTGGAGCGAATCGCGAGAGTAGGAAGGGAAATGGGATTGATAGCTTAA
- the glsA gene encoding glutaminase A translates to MCTKSELEQFVKQAKQYARFGKVADYIPALGKANPNDLSIAIYKPDGNVIDAGDTTDKVTLQSISKIITLALVLIDHGEKEVFQKVGMEPTGDPFHSIAKLEEVQPAKPLNPMINAGALAVTHMINGASVEERFWRLLQFVRKLAGNPEISYSKEVATSEFETAFLNRSLCYFLKQHGIINEDVEELMDLYTKQCAIEMTCVDLARIGLVFAMDGRDPLTGEQIMPSDVARICKTFMVTCGMYNASGEFAIKIGIPAKSGVSGGILAAVPGRFGIGIFGPALDDKGNSITGMKLLKLLSKTYSLSIF, encoded by the coding sequence ATGTGCACAAAATCCGAATTAGAACAATTTGTCAAACAGGCAAAACAATACGCGCGCTTCGGCAAAGTTGCCGATTACATTCCCGCTCTTGGCAAGGCGAATCCTAACGATTTGTCGATTGCCATTTACAAACCGGACGGCAATGTCATCGACGCGGGGGACACAACCGACAAAGTGACGCTACAAAGCATTTCGAAAATTATCACGCTTGCACTTGTTTTAATCGACCATGGGGAAAAAGAAGTGTTCCAAAAGGTCGGCATGGAGCCGACGGGAGATCCGTTTCACTCAATTGCGAAACTAGAAGAAGTGCAACCGGCTAAACCGCTTAATCCGATGATTAATGCCGGGGCGTTAGCAGTCACACACATGATTAACGGAGCTTCGGTCGAGGAGCGGTTTTGGCGCCTTTTGCAGTTTGTCCGAAAACTGGCGGGAAATCCGGAGATTTCGTATTCCAAGGAAGTCGCAACATCGGAATTTGAAACAGCGTTTTTAAATCGTTCCTTATGTTATTTTTTGAAACAACATGGTATTATCAATGAAGATGTCGAAGAGCTGATGGACCTTTACACGAAGCAATGCGCGATCGAAATGACGTGTGTCGATTTGGCGCGGATCGGCCTTGTGTTCGCGATGGACGGACGCGATCCGCTCACTGGCGAACAAATTATGCCGTCCGATGTCGCCCGCATTTGCAAAACGTTCATGGTAACATGCGGCATGTACAACGCGTCAGGTGAATTCGCAATCAAAATCGGCATTCCGGCGAAAAGCGGCGTTTCCGGCGGCATCCTCGCCGCTGTCCCGGGCCGGTTTGGCATCGGCATATTCGGTCCTGCGTTGGACGATAAAGGCAACAGCATCACCGGCATGAAGTTATTGAAGCTGCTGTCCAAAACTTATTCTTTAAGCATTTTTTAA
- a CDS encoding M20/M25/M40 family metallo-hydrolase, protein MEKLTKLMIRHGLHPKDAETGITSQWLMQTFATLIQRRQHLDGISETDWIEALQQTAERMVFYHRDIPGKETLVDPRKDDLPLIQIDPYVRGIVRWLNMMHIYTVNSCDGEGRRPARIDFLNDLSATQASIIRACTPKSVHVKLEKRRATFFYKKGQIADLLTIAERINNVWRNPESLKVYRLEKLKQRLMPLLRIQGESGREHVIRQWLHRYLRSRVDWLKTDEYGNLLAAIHCGEGPVIALSAHMDTVKSFHPYRTVIENGTTLKSSSGILGADDRAGIAVILEIIDFIRHSRFQGTLKIAFTVQEEIGCLGSRHIDPAFLQDIDAAIVVDRRGTRDIVTSYAGIVPFCPDEYGRIFETAGALAGMPDWKITAGGLSDAKTFAEFGIPSVNLSVGYDHEHTELETLDCKATLETVLLLETVFENNMIAKKLVATCKG, encoded by the coding sequence ATGGAAAAATTAACAAAACTCATGATCCGGCACGGATTGCATCCGAAAGATGCGGAAACAGGAATTACGTCACAGTGGCTTATGCAAACATTCGCAACACTCATCCAGCGGCGCCAGCACCTTGACGGCATTTCCGAAACGGACTGGATCGAGGCGCTCCAACAAACTGCTGAACGGATGGTTTTTTACCATCGTGACATTCCGGGAAAAGAAACGCTGGTCGATCCGCGGAAAGACGATCTTCCACTCATACAAATCGACCCGTACGTCCGCGGCATCGTCCGCTGGCTGAATATGATGCATATTTACACTGTTAACAGCTGCGACGGAGAAGGGCGCCGGCCAGCTAGAATTGATTTTTTAAACGACTTGTCCGCGACACAAGCTTCGATTATTCGCGCCTGCACACCGAAAAGCGTACACGTTAAGCTTGAAAAAAGAAGGGCAACATTTTTCTACAAGAAAGGGCAAATCGCCGATCTTCTCACTATCGCTGAACGGATTAACAATGTGTGGAGAAACCCGGAATCGCTTAAAGTATACAGATTAGAAAAATTAAAACAACGGCTTATGCCACTTCTCCGCATCCAAGGCGAAAGCGGGAGAGAACACGTCATTCGCCAATGGCTGCACCGCTATTTGCGATCACGGGTCGATTGGCTCAAAACGGATGAATACGGCAATTTGCTTGCGGCGATCCATTGCGGAGAAGGGCCAGTTATCGCCCTTTCCGCCCATATGGATACCGTAAAATCCTTTCATCCTTACCGAACGGTGATCGAAAACGGAACCACTTTAAAAAGTTCCAGCGGCATCTTAGGCGCCGACGACCGTGCGGGAATCGCTGTTATTTTGGAAATCATTGATTTCATCCGCCACTCCCGCTTCCAAGGAACATTGAAAATCGCCTTTACCGTCCAAGAAGAAATCGGCTGCCTCGGCTCGCGCCATATCGACCCGGCGTTTTTGCAAGACATCGACGCCGCGATTGTTGTGGACCGCCGCGGAACGCGCGACATCGTCACTTCTTATGCTGGCATCGTGCCGTTTTGCCCTGACGAATACGGCCGCATTTTCGAAACAGCCGGAGCACTCGCCGGCATGCCAGACTGGAAAATTACCGCAGGCGGTCTCAGCGATGCCAAAACCTTTGCCGAATTCGGGATTCCGTCTGTTAACTTATCCGTCGGCTACGATCATGAACATACCGAACTTGAAACGCTCGACTGCAAAGCAACGCTGGAAACAGTGCTTCTGCTTGAAACGGTATTTGAAAACAACATGATTGCCAAAAAGCTTGTCGCAACGTGTAAGGGCTAA
- a CDS encoding VOC family protein, whose translation MKIRVKRIDHVQICIPVGAEDEARAFYTALLGFTEIEKPDSLKVNGGLWYKVGDARLHIGVEDRDGYNSKSHPAFEVENIAEVRRYLEEHGVMTQDEKPIPGVVRFSFRAPFRNRIEFLSKR comes from the coding sequence ATGAAGATTCGCGTCAAACGAATCGATCATGTGCAAATTTGTATTCCTGTCGGCGCAGAAGATGAGGCGCGCGCGTTTTATACGGCTCTGCTCGGCTTTACGGAAATAGAAAAGCCGGACTCTCTAAAAGTGAACGGCGGACTTTGGTACAAAGTCGGAGATGCCAGACTGCATATCGGTGTTGAAGACCGTGATGGCTACAACAGCAAAAGCCATCCAGCGTTCGAAGTGGAAAACATTGCTGAAGTGCGTCGCTATTTGGAGGAACATGGCGTCATGACGCAAGACGAAAAACCGATTCCAGGCGTCGTACGCTTTTCGTTCCGCGCCCCGTTCCGCAACCGAATTGAGTTTTTGTCAAAAAGATAA
- a CDS encoding YhfC family intramembrane metalloprotease: MINTMAITGMATQLAISFIAPLGLLIYFRKRKWLSWKPLGIGMLIFILFSQVLEKMLHMIMIDADGASLKWTDSKALFVLYAVLAAGIFEEVGRYIGFKWMLKNHRDYKDGLSFGLGHGGIEAVLIGAFGAINAIVLASMIQSGTFDKMIAPTLPKEQAALIKDMVLHTPFSMYVLAGLERVFALAFHIAMSLLVLLGVREQKFRYIIFAILLHALMDVAPALYQARVMTNIWLVEAIAFLFAVAAFLFTRRVKDALEDGGER, translated from the coding sequence ATGATAAACACAATGGCAATCACAGGCATGGCGACCCAGCTGGCCATTTCATTTATTGCGCCGCTCGGCTTGCTCATTTACTTTCGCAAAAGGAAATGGCTTTCGTGGAAGCCGCTTGGCATCGGCATGCTTATTTTTATACTGTTTTCTCAAGTGCTTGAAAAAATGTTACATATGATCATGATTGATGCGGACGGTGCATCGTTAAAGTGGACGGATAGCAAGGCATTGTTCGTATTGTATGCGGTGCTGGCGGCGGGGATTTTTGAAGAAGTCGGCCGTTACATTGGGTTTAAATGGATGTTAAAAAATCATCGTGATTATAAAGACGGCTTGTCGTTCGGGCTGGGGCACGGCGGCATCGAAGCGGTGTTGATCGGCGCATTTGGCGCTATTAATGCCATCGTTCTTGCAAGCATGATTCAATCCGGTACGTTCGATAAAATGATCGCGCCGACGCTCCCAAAAGAACAAGCGGCATTAATAAAAGATATGGTGCTGCATACACCGTTTTCCATGTATGTGCTGGCGGGCCTTGAACGGGTGTTTGCGCTTGCGTTCCATATCGCGATGTCCCTGCTTGTATTGCTTGGCGTGCGCGAACAGAAATTTCGCTACATCATCTTTGCAATTTTGTTGCATGCGTTGATGGATGTCGCGCCTGCGCTATATCAAGCGCGAGTGATGACAAATATTTGGCTGGTCGAAGCGATAGCCTTTTTATTCGCTGTTGCGGCGTTTTTATTTACGCGCCGCGTGAAAGATGCATTGGAAGATGGGGGAGAAAGATGA
- a CDS encoding DoxX family protein, with amino-acid sequence MFVKWLREHASSSALLVLFRLYLGYAWITAGWHKIVDGFDATGFLKGALAKASGEHPAVQSWWAAFIEHVALPNVGFFNVLVPWGELLVGIALILGLFTTFAALMGAVMNFAFMFSGTTSTNPQMILLTIFILVAGANAGRYGLDRWVIPYIHKFVNRTSRPHLPHAFHR; translated from the coding sequence ATGTTTGTCAAATGGCTGCGCGAACATGCAAGCTCTTCTGCACTACTCGTGTTGTTTCGCTTATATCTCGGATATGCTTGGATCACAGCGGGATGGCATAAAATAGTGGATGGATTTGATGCAACAGGGTTTTTAAAAGGTGCGCTTGCCAAAGCATCTGGAGAGCATCCAGCCGTACAAAGCTGGTGGGCTGCGTTTATTGAACATGTTGCATTGCCAAATGTCGGATTTTTCAATGTGCTGGTTCCTTGGGGGGAATTATTAGTAGGCATAGCACTTATTCTTGGTCTTTTTACAACGTTTGCCGCACTGATGGGGGCAGTCATGAACTTCGCATTTATGTTCTCGGGAACTACCAGTACTAATCCGCAAATGATTTTATTGACGATATTCATCCTTGTTGCTGGTGCAAATGCAGGCAGATACGGTCTCGATCGCTGGGTGATTCCTTACATTCATAAGTTTGTAAACAGAACGTCCCGGCCACATCTCCCGCATGCGTTTCATCGATAA
- a CDS encoding 3'-5' exonuclease: MAYTIPETIRSSATAGERLLFRTLQTYLPDDYIVYYEPEIRGRRPDFVIIGPDLGIVVLEVKDYTLSTLLQINNDEWTIINRAGEQVTVKSPFKQARDNAFHIVDVLKKDKNLVHLEGKYQFQLKFPYGYGVVFTRLTQKDLVKKQLYPVIDPNLCLMRDEIDPDKESFSEEVLFEKILNMFVVPYRLRNPLTKEEIDAIRYHLFPEVRISAEFRPSVPYQDQILLSLHDIKAMDLHQENLAKQIGDKHRLIRGVAGSGKTLILASRAKLLAKEHPDWKILILCYNISLAQGIRQLINHMLREPDSLFDFDFTKHDGLADTAYGQIIVRNFHEWLKHDLKITEQQIPYILEKLEKGEAILPTYDAILVDEGQDFSSDWLALISKLLNPETQSLLLVEDRAQTIYRRKRSYAQDTGLNFQGRSKILTINYRNTAQIVKFAWDFYRTHSVLKNKVAHREFEGEIIAPQSTKRKGPEPVILKADHFATEMKEVAKQIQMLHNEKKVPYSEILILYRVKRTHLQDIIGVIKRALEKEQIPYYWLTENETAKRTFLRDDDKVKVSTIESSKGLDFQAVFIVNIDNMPFSLEEDKEREVSLLYIGMTRAKEYLYLSYSGESEFTKYLETIRKERQKMNAQRQKHG; encoded by the coding sequence ATGGCGTACACGATTCCGGAAACGATTCGTTCGAGTGCCACGGCAGGGGAGCGGTTGTTGTTTCGGACGCTGCAAACCTATTTGCCCGATGATTATATCGTATATTATGAGCCGGAAATCCGGGGGCGACGTCCTGATTTTGTGATCATTGGACCAGACTTAGGGATCGTCGTCTTGGAAGTAAAAGATTATACATTGTCTACGCTTCTTCAAATAAACAATGATGAGTGGACGATTATAAATCGAGCAGGAGAACAAGTGACGGTGAAAAGCCCGTTTAAGCAAGCGAGAGATAATGCGTTTCATATTGTGGACGTGTTGAAAAAAGATAAAAATTTAGTACATTTAGAAGGAAAGTATCAATTTCAATTGAAATTTCCGTATGGTTACGGGGTAGTATTTACACGGTTGACGCAAAAAGACTTAGTGAAAAAACAGTTGTATCCAGTTATTGATCCGAATCTTTGCTTAATGCGCGATGAAATTGATCCAGATAAAGAATCGTTTAGCGAGGAAGTGTTGTTTGAAAAAATATTAAATATGTTTGTCGTTCCGTATCGTTTGCGGAATCCTTTAACGAAAGAAGAAATTGATGCGATTCGCTATCATCTTTTTCCAGAAGTCCGAATTAGTGCAGAATTTCGTCCGTCGGTTCCGTATCAAGATCAAATTTTACTTTCTCTTCATGATATTAAGGCAATGGATTTGCATCAGGAAAATTTGGCAAAACAAATTGGAGATAAACATCGGCTTATTCGAGGAGTAGCGGGAAGTGGAAAGACACTGATTTTGGCTAGTCGTGCAAAATTGCTGGCAAAGGAACATCCAGATTGGAAAATCTTGATTTTATGTTACAATATCTCGTTGGCTCAAGGAATTCGGCAATTGATCAACCATATGTTAAGGGAACCGGATTCTCTCTTTGATTTTGATTTTACGAAACATGACGGATTGGCGGATACCGCATATGGGCAAATTATTGTGCGCAATTTCCATGAATGGCTTAAACATGATTTAAAAATTACTGAGCAACAAATTCCATATATTTTAGAGAAACTTGAAAAAGGTGAAGCGATTTTACCGACATATGACGCTATTTTAGTCGATGAGGGACAAGATTTTTCTTCGGACTGGCTGGCGCTTATTAGCAAACTGCTTAATCCGGAAACACAATCGCTCCTTCTTGTCGAGGATCGAGCACAAACGATTTATAGGCGAAAACGGTCTTATGCCCAAGATACGGGCTTAAATTTCCAAGGGCGTTCCAAAATATTGACGATCAATTATCGGAATACAGCACAAATTGTGAAGTTTGCTTGGGATTTTTACCGTACCCATTCGGTGTTAAAAAATAAAGTAGCTCACCGGGAGTTTGAAGGAGAAATTATTGCGCCGCAAAGCACAAAGAGAAAAGGGCCGGAGCCAGTAATATTAAAAGCGGATCATTTTGCGACTGAAATGAAAGAAGTTGCCAAACAAATTCAAATGTTACATAACGAGAAAAAGGTTCCGTATTCAGAAATACTTATTTTATACCGGGTTAAACGAACTCATCTGCAAGATATTATTGGTGTGATTAAACGGGCTCTCGAAAAAGAGCAAATTCCGTATTATTGGTTAACGGAAAATGAAACAGCTAAACGGACATTTTTGCGAGATGACGATAAAGTGAAAGTCAGCACGATCGAAAGTAGCAAAGGTCTTGATTTTCAAGCTGTTTTTATTGTGAATATTGATAATATGCCATTCTCTTTGGAAGAGGATAAAGAGAGAGAAGTGTCGCTACTATACATTGGCATGACAAGAGCAAAAGAATACCTATACCTTTCTTATTCAGGCGAATCAGAATTCACGAAATATTTGGAGACGATCCGAAAAGAACGTCAAAAAATGAATGCACAGCGGCAAAAACATGGGTAA